Proteins co-encoded in one Candidatus Methylomirabilota bacterium genomic window:
- a CDS encoding HigA family addiction module antidote protein: MATEAAIHSNLAIPPGEYLEEVIGELGMTKDELATRMARPASKLSPIFKGDKAITPDTALQLEKVVGVPAHIWLGLESEYRLTLARQQETGEQVGRQRETGLISSYCYNALVKVGAVAKKTDSLEKVLELQRFFGVTSLSLVPEMRRYEAAFRCGSAGKKEQSPHAVAAWLRLGELEAQRQECAPFNKVNLERSLATLQALTLQAPEVFLSQLRKTLASAGVALVLCPHFPGTRTHGATYWLGREKAVLMLTIRGKWADIFWFSLFHELGHILIHERQAVFIEDGCDGPDLVKKEEAANHFAADHLVPPRDYALFVRGRDFRPPAIRAFANSIGVGVGVVVGRLQHDGHLARSVGNDLRVRYEWAEGAAV; encoded by the coding sequence ATGGCGACTGAGGCGGCGATCCATTCCAATCTGGCGATTCCTCCCGGCGAGTACCTGGAGGAGGTCATCGGTGAGCTTGGTATGACCAAGGACGAGTTGGCCACGCGGATGGCCCGTCCGGCTTCCAAGCTGAGCCCGATCTTCAAGGGCGACAAGGCCATCACCCCCGATACGGCCCTGCAACTGGAGAAGGTTGTCGGCGTACCGGCGCACATCTGGCTGGGGTTGGAGAGTGAGTATCGTCTCACCTTGGCCCGGCAACAGGAGACCGGTGAACAGGTCGGTCGGCAACGAGAGACCGGCCTGATCTCGTCCTACTGCTACAACGCGCTGGTCAAGGTGGGCGCGGTAGCGAAAAAGACCGATTCATTGGAGAAGGTGCTGGAGTTGCAGCGCTTCTTCGGGGTGACCTCGCTGAGCTTGGTGCCCGAGATGCGTCGCTATGAGGCTGCGTTCCGCTGCGGCTCGGCGGGCAAGAAGGAACAGTCGCCGCATGCCGTGGCGGCTTGGCTGCGCCTGGGTGAACTCGAGGCGCAAAGACAGGAGTGTGCGCCGTTCAATAAGGTGAATCTCGAGCGCTCTCTGGCTACGCTGCAAGCGCTGACCCTGCAGGCGCCGGAGGTCTTCCTCTCGCAGTTACGGAAGACGCTGGCGAGCGCCGGAGTGGCCTTGGTGTTGTGTCCCCATTTTCCGGGAACCAGGACGCACGGGGCGACCTACTGGTTGGGGCGTGAGAAGGCGGTGCTCATGCTGACGATTCGCGGGAAGTGGGCCGACATCTTCTGGTTCAGCCTTTTCCATGAGCTCGGACATATCCTCATACACGAGCGGCAGGCCGTATTCATCGAAGACGGTTGCGACGGGCCGGATCTGGTCAAGAAGGAAGAGGCGGCAAACCACTTTGCCGCTGATCATCTGGTTCCACCAAGGGACTACGCGCTTTTCGTCCGAGGACGTGATTTTCGGCCACCGGCCATACGCGCTTTTGCGAATTCCATCGGTGTCGGTGTCGGGGTAGTTGTAGGCCGGCTCCAACACGACGGACATTTGGCTCGCTCAGTAGGAAATGACCTGCGGGTACGATACGAGTGGGCGGAAGGGGCTGCAGTGTAG
- a CDS encoding type II toxin-antitoxin system RelE/ParE family toxin codes for MEVRFRTRTLQRRYEVSAEAIRAYGEPVARKYIQRVGIIKSVRDIEELKRMPGLRCHELKGHRKGFWAINLTGFHRLIFTLEGKRLEIAHIEEVSKHYGD; via the coding sequence GTGGAAGTCAGATTCCGGACACGAACGCTACAGAGACGGTATGAGGTGTCCGCCGAGGCGATCCGGGCTTACGGTGAACCGGTCGCGCGCAAGTACATCCAGCGAGTGGGCATTATCAAGAGCGTCCGGGACATCGAGGAATTGAAGCGAATGCCAGGTCTTCGATGCCACGAACTCAAAGGCCACCGGAAAGGATTCTGGGCGATCAACCTGACAGGGTTTCATCGGCTGATCTTTACCCTGGAGGGCAAGCGGCTTGAAATTGCGCATATCGAGGAGGTGAGCAAGCATTATGGCGACTGA